GGCTTTACTCTTATCTACCGCTGCCAGGGATGCACTTCCTGGTCACAAGACGGAAACTCCGGTCAATTGGCGACCACGTCTCCGGTCGCCGTTCTCGGTTGGGCCCACAGCACCACGAATGTGATTAACCCTGAGTGCCCCCGTGAGGCCCGGATGGTCCAGCACGAAACACAGAGCATCTTCGGTGGCCAACTTACTAGCAACGCTTTCAATGGTGAGTATGACAAGTGGGCTAAGCTCGCCACTAAGGTTGTCGAGGGCAACTGCGACGGCGGTGGTGAGGAGCCCACTTCCACCGCCACCGGTGAGCCTACCTCCACCGCTGCACCACCCACCGGTACCCCCGTCCCGGACGAGACATACGACTACGTTGTTGTCGgcggtggtgctggtggtctCCCTGTCGCTGACCGTCTCAGcgaggctggcaagaaggtccttctcatcgagaAGGGACCTCCATCCTCTGGCCGTTGGGGCGGTACCCGTAAGCCAGACTGGCTTGAAGGCACCAACCTGACTCGCTTCGATGTTCCCGGTCTATGCAACGAGATCTGGGCCGACTCTTCCGGCATTGCCTGCCCCGATACCGATCAGATGGCCGGTTGTGTTCTCGGTGGAGGCACCGCCATCAACGCTGGTCTGTGGTGGCGTCCCAATCCAAAAGACTGGGACTTCAACTTCCCCGATGGCTGGAAGGCCAAAGATATGGCCAAGTACGAGGGGCGTGTCTTCGGTCGCATTCCTGGTACACGTGTCCCATCTATGGATGGCAAGCTATACCTCGACCAGGGTTTCAAGGTTGTCGCTGGAGCACTCGACCAGGCCGGTTGGGATGAAGTGAACGCTCTTGAGAAGCCGGCCGCGAAAAACCGTACTTATACCCACCCACCCTTCATGTTCTCCGGAGGTGAGCGCGGGGGCCCCCTGGCTACCTATCTCGTCTCTGCCAAAGCGCGGAACAACTTCAAGTACTGGACCAACACCCAGGTCAGGCGTGTCGTTCGCTCCGGCGGTCACGTTACCGGCCTTGAGGTCGAGCCCTTCGCTGGCGCCGGTTATGTCGGCACTGTCAAGCTCACTCCCGAGACTGGTCGCGTTATTCTTGCGGCTGGCACTTTTGGTAGTGCTAAGATTCTCCTTCGCAGTGAGTCTTGTCTTATCCGTAGGCTGTCAGAGTTTGTTGGTTCTAATCATGCTTCATAGGTGGTATTGGCCCGGATGACCAGCTCAAAATTGTCGCCAACTCTAGCCGCGATGGTGGCTCCATGATCGCCAAAGATCAGTGGATCAACCTCCCTGTCGGATACAATCTCGAGGACCATACCAATGTAAGTGCATATGACAGAGTCATCAGGTTGTCCGGCTAACAGTATGGTAGACCGACACAGTTATAAAGCACCCCGACGTTGTGTTCTACGACTTCTACAAGGCCTACGATGACCCTATCCcagctgatgagaagaagtacCTGGGTCAGTATGCATGATATTATGCAACTTAGCTATGAAGTCTAATTTGGAGGTAGATGGGCGCTCCGGTATTCTCGCTCAAGCTGCCCCTAACATTGGCCCGGTCATCTTTGACGAGATTTCTGGTGCTGATGGCCGCGTCCGATCCATGCAGTGGACCGCTCGTGTTGAGCCCAGTCTCGGAGAGACTAGCAACAGTAAGTACCGCTTGACAGTTGGTGCAATGTATGAGACCAGACCTAACTCGTGAATCAGAGTCCATCACCATTAGCCAGTACCTCGGCCGTGGTGCCAAGTCACGTGGTCGCATGACCATCACCAGTGCTCTCAACACTGTCGTCTCTGGTAACCCCTACCTAAATGACCCAGAAGACAAGAAAGCTGTTGTGACTGCCCTTGACAACCTTCGTGAAGCGCTTTCTGGCGTTAAGGGTCTGGAGTGGCTCCAACCCGCTCCTGATGTCACCTCGCAGCAATACGTCGATGATGTAAGTGGTTCATGAATCTTTGATGGTGTTCAAGGCATGATCTAATGGTACATACAGATGGTCGTCTCATGGAGCAACCGCCGTGCCAATCACTGGATTGGAACCAACAAACTCGGCAAGGATGACGGTCGCCAGGGCGGTACTGCTGTCGTTGACCTTAACACCAAGGTCTATGGCACcgacaacctcttcatcactgaCGCTTCCATTTTCCCAGGCATGGTCACCACCAACCCCAGTGCCTACATCGTCACCGCCGCCGAGAGGGCCAGTGATGCTATCATAGCCCTTCCCGTCTCCAAGGCCCAGGGGC
The window above is part of the Fusarium oxysporum f. sp. lycopersici 4287 chromosome 8, whole genome shotgun sequence genome. Proteins encoded here:
- a CDS encoding hypothetical protein (At least one base has a quality score < 10), translating into MRLLSCFSRSRLPRSYPRPSPIVDWGFVIMVSHRSLWLLALAPLTQYVSAQQSTPAPYTDPGTGIVFDTWTASRMTFGFSFPENGQTTNADEFIGYLNCATPNGEGTGWCGLSYGGPMTNSLLLFAYPHDGDILTAFLWANAQVEPVPYEGEAVLTQISSSITEDGFTLIYRCQGCTSWSQDGNSGQLATTSPVAVLGWAHSTTNVINPECPREARMVQHETQSIFGGQLTSNAFNGEYDKWAKLATKVVEGNCDGGGEEPTSTATGEPTSTAAPPTGTPVPDETYDYVVVGGGAGGLPVADRLSEAGKKVLLIEKGPPSSGRWGGTRKPDWLEGTNLTRFDVPGLCNEIWADSSGIACPDTDQMAGCVLGGGTAINAGLWWRPNPKDWDFNFPDGWKAKDMAKYEGRVFGRIPGTRVPSMDGKLYLDQGFKVVAGALDQAGWDEVNALEKPAAKNRTYTHPPFMFSGGERGGPLATYLVSAKARNNFKYWTNTQVRRVVRSGGHVTGLEVEPFAGAGYVGTVKLTPETGRVILAAGTFGSAKILLRSGIGPDDQLKIVANSSRDGGSMIAKDQWINLPVGYNLEDHTNTDTVIKHPDVVFYDFYKAYDDPIPADEKKYLDGRSGILAQAAPNIGPVIFDEISGADGRVRSMQWTARVEPSLGETSNKSITISQYLGRGAKSRGRMTITSALNTVVSGNPYLNDPEDKKAVVTALDNLREALSGVKGLEWLQPAPDVTSQQYVDDMVVSWSNRRANHWIGTNKLGKDDGRQGGTAVVDLNTKVYGTDNLFITDASIFPGMVTTNPSAYIVTAAERASDAIIALPVSKAQGQYQQCGGIEWTGNMQCGKGFYCKSLNPYYSQCYPDA